One genomic segment of Deinococcota bacterium includes these proteins:
- a CDS encoding TRAP transporter large permease codes for MLLLLGIFAVLLAIGVPIAFALGLAGVAYLVNETPLPMLAVFQRMFTSLDSFPFLAIPFFILAGALMNGSGLSEQIINFSRTLVGHLRGGLANVSIVASMFFGGVSGSAIADSSALGSILIPAMKREGYHARFAAAINATSSTMGIIIPPSIPMILAGVATQLSIRELFFGGIVPGVMVALGMILMTTYLAKKRGYQKYERASVRDVLVAGVRALPALGLVLIILGGIMAGVFTATEASVAAVLYALLLGLIYRRWSMPLLYRACVETVVSSAVVMIVISTAGFITWLLAYSLIPQALATSIGGTIDNPVVLLSLLALMFLLAGTILDVSPGVLLFGPILLPVVRAVGIDPIHFGVVMVFGLAIGLFTPPVGTTMMISAHIAKTPVLGVARESVPYLFVMVVILFLLVFFSGLVLWLPTTLFR; via the coding sequence GTGCTGCTGCTTCTCGGTATTTTCGCGGTGCTGCTGGCAATCGGGGTGCCGATTGCCTTCGCGCTCGGTCTCGCCGGCGTCGCCTACCTGGTCAACGAGACACCCCTACCCATGCTGGCCGTATTCCAACGGATGTTTACCAGCCTGGACTCGTTTCCGTTCCTGGCGATCCCGTTTTTCATTCTCGCCGGCGCTCTGATGAACGGCAGCGGCCTGTCCGAGCAGATCATCAACTTCAGCCGCACGCTTGTCGGGCACCTGCGCGGTGGCCTCGCCAACGTCTCGATCGTCGCGAGCATGTTCTTCGGAGGTGTCTCCGGGTCCGCGATAGCCGACTCGAGCGCACTCGGCTCCATTTTAATTCCCGCCATGAAGCGCGAGGGCTATCACGCCCGCTTCGCGGCCGCGATCAACGCCACCTCGTCCACCATGGGCATCATCATCCCGCCGAGCATCCCCATGATTCTGGCGGGAGTGGCCACGCAGCTGTCCATCCGCGAGCTGTTCTTCGGCGGCATCGTGCCGGGCGTGATGGTCGCTCTCGGCATGATCCTGATGACCACCTATCTCGCCAAGAAGCGCGGCTACCAAAAGTATGAGCGTGCCAGCGTTCGTGACGTGCTCGTCGCCGGAGTCCGGGCGCTGCCGGCGCTCGGACTCGTCCTGATCATCCTCGGGGGCATCATGGCGGGGGTGTTTACCGCCACGGAGGCTTCCGTCGCCGCTGTTCTTTACGCGCTGCTGCTGGGCCTAATCTACCGCCGCTGGAGTATGCCGTTGCTGTACCGGGCGTGCGTCGAAACGGTCGTCTCATCGGCGGTCGTCATGATCGTTATCTCGACCGCTGGCTTCATAACCTGGCTTCTCGCCTACTCGCTCATTCCCCAAGCGCTCGCGACCAGTATCGGCGGGACGATCGACAACCCAGTTGTTCTCCTATCCTTGCTCGCCCTGATGTTTTTGCTCGCCGGCACCATTTTGGACGTGTCTCCAGGTGTTCTCCTGTTCGGGCCGATCTTGCTTCCGGTCGTGCGCGCGGTCGGTATCGACCCCATTCATTTCGGCGTGGTCATGGTCTTTGGCCTTGCGATCGGCTTGTTCACCCCGCCGGTCGGCACAACGATGATGATCTCTGCTCATATCGCCAAAACTCCTGTACTGGGTGTTGCACGCGAAAGCGTTCCGTATCTGTTCGTCATGGTGGTCATCCTTTTCCTGCTTGTTTTCTTTAGCGGGCTCGTGCTATGGCTACCTACCACGCTCTTCCGCTGA
- a CDS encoding TRAP transporter small permease has product MTRTLDWFERTLMFGLVLVLVLMVAFIGSQVFTRYVFGQPLDWTEEVSRHLMIWLVFLGGAVVYRRGAHISIDLLPNRLPPAGRVLVQLLAAIILGYFFYLMSIHGWQLVERTMNQRSSALRYPMGYAYAALPVSGAVMFLFNLETILRIVRSWRTGEPLREEGE; this is encoded by the coding sequence ATGACCCGCACCCTCGACTGGTTCGAGCGCACCCTGATGTTCGGGCTGGTGCTTGTGCTGGTTCTAATGGTCGCCTTTATAGGCTCGCAGGTCTTCACCCGCTACGTGTTCGGCCAGCCGCTCGACTGGACGGAGGAAGTCAGCCGTCACCTCATGATCTGGCTTGTCTTCTTGGGTGGCGCGGTCGTGTACCGCAGAGGGGCGCATATAAGCATCGACCTCTTGCCCAACCGGCTGCCGCCCGCGGGACGTGTGCTCGTGCAGCTCCTGGCTGCTATAATCCTGGGCTACTTCTTTTACCTGATGAGCATTCACGGCTGGCAGCTCGTCGAGCGCACCATGAACCAGCGCTCGAGCGCGCTCAGGTATCCTATGGGCTATGCCTACGCCGCCTTGCCTGTCAGCGGCGCGGTGATGTTCTTGTTCAACCTCGAGACCATCTTGCGCATCGTGCGCTCGTGGAGAACGGGTGAACCGCTCCGCGAAGAAGGTGAGTGA
- a CDS encoding ABC transporter permease: MTVHTAAPTGAPVPEPAPEPAQGPAQGRKRMPTWRKLLRNRNIVFGSLLIVLLVMTALFAPWLTPMDPLQQDIWERYAPPQGLFGEDGFNTRYILGADELGRDLLSRLIMGSRVSLMVGLIATGISLLVGVVLGAVAGYLGGWVDNVIMRVMDVLLALPGILLAIAIVAALGPNIVNAMVAIAIVRIPASARIVRSDVLALREEEFVEAARALGVSHLSILFKHILMNAWAPALVLATLGMGTAIVAEAALSFLGLGTQPPQISWGRMLSVGREAIRSAPHVTLYPGLAIMLTVLGFNLLGDGLRDFFDTRLQDR; encoded by the coding sequence GTGACCGTCCACACCGCCGCCCCCACCGGCGCGCCCGTGCCGGAGCCCGCACCGGAGCCCGCACAGGGGCCCGCGCAGGGGCGCAAGAGGATGCCGACCTGGCGCAAGCTGCTCAGGAACAGGAACATCGTCTTCGGCTCGCTGCTCATCGTGCTGCTGGTCATGACCGCCCTCTTCGCGCCCTGGCTCACCCCCATGGACCCCCTGCAGCAAGACATCTGGGAGCGCTACGCCCCGCCCCAGGGCCTCTTCGGCGAGGACGGTTTCAACACCCGCTACATCCTGGGCGCCGACGAGCTCGGCCGCGACCTGCTGAGCCGGCTGATCATGGGCAGTCGCGTGTCCCTGATGGTCGGCCTGATCGCCACCGGCATCTCGCTGCTGGTCGGCGTGGTCCTGGGCGCCGTCGCCGGCTACCTGGGCGGCTGGGTGGACAACGTCATCATGCGGGTCATGGACGTCCTGCTGGCCCTGCCGGGGATTCTCCTGGCCATCGCCATCGTGGCGGCGCTCGGGCCCAACATCGTCAACGCCATGGTGGCCATCGCCATCGTGCGGATCCCGGCCAGCGCCAGGATCGTGCGCAGCGACGTCTTGGCCCTGCGCGAGGAGGAGTTCGTCGAGGCCGCTCGGGCGCTCGGTGTCTCCCACCTGAGCATCCTCTTCAAGCACATCCTCATGAATGCCTGGGCGCCGGCCCTGGTCCTGGCGACGCTGGGTATGGGCACGGCCATCGTCGCCGAGGCGGCGCTGTCCTTTTTGGGTCTGGGCACGCAGCCGCCGCAGATCAGTTGGGGCAGGATGCTCAGCGTGGGCAGGGAGGCGATTCGCTCGGCGCCGCACGTCACCCTCTATCCGGGGCTCGCCATCATGCTCACCGTGCTCGGCTTCAACCTCCTCGGTGACGGGCTCAGGGACTTCTTCGATACCAGACTCCAGGATAGGTAG
- a CDS encoding ABC transporter substrate-binding protein, whose translation MLALFGFGAAQTTSQERLVIGSSGELSTLDPRVGVDVFSFERISAIMEPLVVFAPDLSLEPRLAESWTFSDDGLTLTFNLRQGVMFHHGREFTAADARYTLEWVLDPDNAAQNRPLYADIESIDTPDDSTLVLNLSEANAFLLNNIARLPVVPQELGDDEGFASNPVGTGPYRFESLTRDDRLVLTAFPDYWGGRGSIDVVEFRPIPEDGTRLLALEGGELDMYQGNVVPSELARLEADERFVVDRTPAAGYVYLGMNNVNEPLGNMQVRQAISYMIPREAIVERILEGVGRPGISMIIPDMPWFNPDVMRFDYDPERARELLAEAGFEEGGFSLRLYTDENPARVQIAEILQAELAQVGIDMSVNVEEFGAVLDRFLDTDDYDLFLLSWNGQLDPDRAMFRQFTTGGAFSGFINYSNPRVDELVNRGRLVPPDSQESIAIYQEAQAIIVEEAPYAFIFYIEEVALAHADITGWQVHPYNAVTYQNLHRVGLSR comes from the coding sequence TTGCTCGCGCTCTTTGGCTTCGGTGCTGCTCAAACGACTTCTCAGGAGCGGCTGGTCATCGGCTCGAGCGGCGAGCTCTCCACCCTGGACCCGCGGGTCGGCGTGGACGTGTTTTCGTTCGAGCGCATCAGCGCCATTATGGAGCCGCTCGTGGTCTTCGCGCCCGACCTCAGCCTCGAGCCCCGCCTGGCCGAGAGCTGGACGTTCAGCGACGACGGCCTCACCCTGACCTTCAACCTGCGCCAAGGGGTGATGTTCCACCACGGCCGCGAGTTCACCGCCGCGGACGCTCGCTACACCCTCGAGTGGGTTTTGGACCCGGACAACGCCGCGCAGAACCGCCCGCTCTACGCCGATATTGAGAGCATCGACACCCCGGACGACAGCACCCTGGTGCTCAACCTGAGCGAGGCCAACGCCTTTTTGCTCAACAACATCGCCCGCTTGCCCGTCGTGCCCCAGGAACTGGGCGACGACGAAGGCTTTGCGAGCAACCCCGTCGGCACCGGCCCCTACCGCTTCGAGTCGCTCACCCGCGACGACCGCCTGGTGCTCACGGCCTTCCCGGACTACTGGGGCGGGCGCGGCAGCATCGACGTCGTGGAGTTTAGGCCCATTCCCGAGGACGGCACCCGCTTGCTGGCCTTGGAGGGCGGCGAGCTCGACATGTATCAGGGCAACGTCGTCCCCAGCGAGCTCGCCCGGCTCGAGGCCGACGAACGCTTCGTCGTCGACCGGACACCCGCCGCGGGCTACGTCTACCTGGGCATGAATAACGTAAACGAGCCCCTCGGCAACATGCAGGTGCGCCAGGCCATCAGCTACATGATCCCGCGCGAGGCGATCGTCGAGCGCATTTTGGAAGGCGTCGGCCGGCCCGGCATCAGCATGATCATCCCCGACATGCCCTGGTTCAACCCTGACGTGATGCGCTTCGACTACGACCCCGAGCGCGCTAGAGAGCTGCTCGCCGAGGCGGGCTTCGAAGAGGGCGGCTTCAGCCTCAGGCTCTACACCGACGAGAACCCCGCGCGCGTGCAGATCGCCGAGATCCTCCAGGCCGAACTCGCCCAGGTAGGCATCGACATGAGCGTCAACGTCGAGGAGTTCGGCGCCGTGCTCGACCGCTTTTTGGACACCGACGACTACGACCTCTTCCTGCTGAGCTGGAACGGCCAACTGGACCCCGACCGAGCCATGTTCCGGCAGTTCACGACAGGCGGCGCCTTTAGCGGCTTCATCAACTACTCCAACCCTCGGGTGGATGAACTGGTCAACCGCGGTCGCCTCGTGCCGCCCGACAGCCAGGAATCCATAGCCATCTACCAAGAAGCCCAGGCCATCATCGTCGAGGAGGCGCCCTACGCCTTTATCTTCTACATCGAGGAGGTGGCTCTGGCGCACGCCGACATCACGGGCTGGCAGGTCCATCCCTACAACGCCGTGACCTACCAAAACCTCCACCGGGTCGGCCTAAGCCGGTGA
- a CDS encoding four-carbon acid sugar kinase family protein, translating into MTHVLVVADDFTGACEVAAVFARPQTPVSIAVDGLMAVDGAPPNAAVRVVNTETRHAGAEEARAKIEARLRPWLEGPEAILYKKIDSTLRGPVATETEALRRASGCAGVLVAPALPAEGRTTVAARQLLWGVPLEDAAAGQDPVGAAATSHIPTLLRRQAGVSVGTIGMETVERGAGALTEALRRSFSQNGYCVVDAATEQHLAVIARSAQDLPKKVLLVGTAGLARHLAKSLRPAADTDAKAPPPKTVGSAGILILCGSMNPVNREQLDVLKEWETVHTITLTATAGFAASQERAAAHLATAHLALQSPAGRAETGVFADAIAQYARRLITATKPRCIFVTGGETAYRTLRALSASEIVIQGEVAPGLPFGFVQGGSADRLPIITKAGGFGGKNALLHVVRHLSGEGVDALSAPS; encoded by the coding sequence ATGACCCATGTGCTGGTCGTGGCGGATGACTTTACGGGTGCATGCGAGGTCGCCGCGGTGTTCGCCCGTCCACAGACGCCCGTCTCCATCGCCGTGGACGGCCTCATGGCAGTGGACGGCGCTCCGCCGAACGCTGCCGTGCGGGTGGTGAACACAGAGACGCGTCATGCCGGCGCCGAGGAGGCTCGAGCCAAGATCGAGGCTCGTCTCAGGCCGTGGCTCGAGGGGCCCGAGGCGATCCTCTACAAGAAGATCGACTCGACCTTGCGTGGCCCGGTAGCGACCGAAACCGAGGCGCTGAGGCGCGCCTCTGGGTGTGCTGGCGTTCTGGTCGCGCCGGCCCTACCGGCAGAGGGGCGGACGACCGTCGCTGCTCGCCAGTTGCTATGGGGTGTTCCTCTCGAGGACGCCGCAGCAGGGCAGGATCCCGTCGGTGCAGCGGCGACCTCCCACATACCGACGCTTCTCCGCCGCCAGGCCGGGGTGTCCGTCGGGACTATCGGCATGGAGACCGTCGAGCGCGGTGCTGGCGCGCTGACGGAAGCGCTTCGGCGGTCGTTTTCGCAAAACGGCTACTGCGTTGTAGACGCTGCGACCGAGCAGCATCTCGCGGTGATCGCGCGCTCGGCGCAAGACCTGCCGAAGAAGGTCTTGCTGGTGGGGACGGCCGGTCTCGCTCGGCACCTGGCCAAGAGCCTGCGGCCGGCAGCGGACACAGACGCCAAGGCGCCTCCCCCGAAGACCGTCGGGTCGGCGGGTATACTGATCTTGTGCGGATCGATGAACCCGGTGAACCGCGAGCAGCTCGACGTTCTAAAGGAATGGGAGACGGTGCACACCATAACGCTCACCGCCACAGCGGGCTTCGCCGCCAGCCAAGAACGTGCGGCGGCTCACCTTGCTACAGCTCACCTTGCTCTCCAGTCGCCTGCCGGTAGAGCCGAAACAGGTGTTTTCGCTGACGCTATAGCCCAGTACGCCCGCCGTCTCATCACAGCAACGAAACCGCGCTGCATCTTTGTGACCGGCGGAGAAACAGCCTACCGCACGCTTCGAGCTCTGTCGGCAAGCGAGATCGTTATCCAAGGTGAGGTCGCCCCCGGCCTGCCCTTTGGCTTTGTCCAAGGTGGGAGTGCAGATCGCCTCCCCATCATTACGAAAGCAGGCGGCTTTGGCGGGAAGAACGCGCTTCTTCATGTCGTCCGTCACCTGAGCGGAGAGGGCGTCGACGCCCTCTCCGCGCCCAGCTAG
- a CDS encoding TRAP transporter substrate-binding protein, which produces MKALRCFAQATVIMLALGVFANAAAQEVEMVFASAYAADDHQSQSLVEFARLANEYSDGRINIEVVVGGALGGERDVAEGIQLGTIDGSVLGGILQNFDPAMAILEFPFLFRNEDHVRAVMEGEAGELITDRLVESTGIRSLGYLMRTPRILTTSRPVNTVEDVRGMRIRVPEMEAHLATWRALGANPTPMAFTEVYNALQQGVVDGQENPLGVIYANRFYEVVDYLALTNHLVGFMMIVISEDRYSSLEPDLQEALVRAAQDARVYNDELLADLDSHYWQEIEQHMTITEPDIGPWREAAGDVQQSFLQYEGFEELYNAIQEVGQSY; this is translated from the coding sequence ATGAAAGCCTTGAGGTGTTTTGCGCAAGCAACGGTCATTATGTTGGCGCTCGGCGTGTTCGCCAACGCGGCAGCCCAAGAGGTAGAGATGGTGTTCGCTTCAGCGTATGCAGCGGACGATCACCAGAGCCAATCGCTCGTGGAGTTCGCGCGTCTCGCCAACGAGTACAGCGACGGCCGCATCAATATCGAGGTGGTTGTCGGTGGCGCACTCGGCGGTGAGCGTGATGTCGCCGAAGGCATTCAGCTCGGTACCATCGACGGCTCGGTGCTCGGCGGCATCCTCCAGAACTTCGATCCCGCCATGGCCATCCTCGAGTTCCCCTTCCTGTTCCGCAACGAGGATCATGTCCGCGCCGTCATGGAAGGCGAAGCGGGTGAACTGATTACCGACCGGCTCGTCGAGAGCACCGGAATCCGCTCCCTTGGCTACCTGATGCGCACCCCGCGTATCCTCACCACGAGCCGGCCCGTGAACACGGTGGAAGACGTTCGGGGCATGCGGATTCGCGTTCCGGAGATGGAAGCGCACTTAGCCACCTGGCGTGCGCTCGGCGCCAACCCCACCCCCATGGCCTTCACGGAGGTCTATAACGCGCTGCAGCAAGGTGTCGTCGACGGGCAGGAGAACCCGCTCGGGGTGATTTACGCGAACCGCTTTTATGAGGTGGTGGATTACCTGGCGCTGACCAACCACTTGGTCGGCTTCATGATGATCGTCATAAGCGAGGACCGCTACAGCAGCCTCGAGCCGGACCTTCAGGAGGCGCTCGTTCGCGCCGCTCAAGACGCGCGGGTTTACAACGACGAACTGCTTGCCGACCTCGACAGTCACTATTGGCAAGAGATCGAGCAGCACATGACCATCACGGAACCGGACATTGGGCCGTGGCGTGAAGCCGCCGGCGATGTTCAGCAGAGCTTTTTGCAGTACGAAGGTTTCGAAGAGCTCTATAACGCCATTCAAGAAGTAGGCCAGAGCTACTGA
- the pdxA gene encoding 4-hydroxythreonine-4-phosphate dehydrogenase PdxA, giving the protein MGDPAGIGPEITLKAVRQQDVLAVCKLTIIGDEAVLEQAARALADKGALPGGQPLPDDVEVIDLQNVKAGSHRWGKVTAEAGKAAAEYIEHAVKLALKGEIAAIVTGPINKEALALANVPYPGHTEMLAALTNTRDYAMMLAGPTLRVIHVSTHVSLAEAIRRVKRDRILRVTELAHTVLEGAGISQPRIAVAGLNPHAGESGLFGDEEIREIAPAIEAAKRQGIQASGPHPPDTVFWHASQGRFDVVVVMYHDQGHIPAKYAGFDKSVNITVGLPVVRTSVDHGTAFDIAGKGVASEASMVEAILHAVRLAGPLENA; this is encoded by the coding sequence ATGGGCGACCCCGCCGGCATCGGTCCTGAAATCACCCTCAAAGCGGTGCGCCAGCAGGACGTTCTGGCGGTATGCAAACTGACGATCATCGGTGATGAGGCTGTGCTCGAGCAGGCGGCCCGTGCCCTTGCGGATAAGGGCGCTCTTCCAGGGGGGCAGCCCTTGCCTGATGACGTCGAAGTCATCGACCTTCAGAATGTCAAGGCGGGAAGCCATCGCTGGGGTAAAGTCACGGCAGAGGCGGGCAAGGCCGCAGCCGAATACATCGAACACGCCGTCAAACTAGCCTTGAAAGGGGAGATCGCGGCGATCGTGACCGGACCGATCAACAAGGAGGCGCTGGCGCTAGCCAACGTTCCTTACCCCGGACATACCGAGATGCTGGCAGCTCTTACCAACACCAGGGACTACGCCATGATGCTGGCCGGACCAACCCTCCGGGTGATTCATGTGTCTACTCACGTGAGTTTGGCTGAAGCCATCCGCCGGGTGAAGCGAGACCGAATTCTCAGGGTTACCGAGCTGGCCCACACGGTTCTCGAGGGGGCTGGGATCTCCCAACCTCGGATTGCTGTCGCGGGCCTCAACCCGCATGCCGGTGAGAGTGGCTTGTTCGGCGACGAAGAGATCCGCGAGATCGCCCCCGCGATCGAAGCCGCAAAGAGACAGGGAATTCAAGCTTCCGGGCCGCACCCGCCGGATACCGTCTTCTGGCACGCGAGCCAGGGCAGGTTCGATGTCGTCGTCGTGATGTATCACGATCAGGGCCACATTCCGGCCAAGTACGCGGGATTCGACAAGAGCGTCAACATCACGGTCGGCCTGCCCGTCGTGCGAACGTCGGTGGATCATGGAACCGCCTTCGACATCGCCGGTAAAGGCGTGGCGAGCGAGGCATCGATGGTCGAAGCGATCCTTCATGCGGTGCGACTGGCGGGACCTCTCGAGAACGCCTGA
- a CDS encoding ABC transporter permease: MFQYILRRLFSLVFILFGVSIIVFALVHLAPGDPVRIMLGEEATAEDVARLNRLYGFDQPLPVQYGRWLGNALRGDLGQSIRQRLPVTQLIWERMGATIELALASLLLAIIVGIPLGVIAAVRRNSWIDFGSMIAALAGVSAPNFWVGLILLSSVALHVSWLPLFGRGPAFTGAVAAIFTQGSLVPLWDSLRYLLLPAFALGTSIMALITRLTRSSLLEVLSRDYVRTARAKGVLGLWVVYKHALRNALLPVITIIGVQFGALLGGAIVIEVVFAWPGVGRLIVNAISQRDFPIVQGAVLMLAVVFALVNLLVDLSYSLFNPRIRYD; encoded by the coding sequence GTGTTTCAATATATTCTCCGCCGGCTCTTCTCGCTCGTCTTCATCCTCTTCGGCGTCTCCATCATCGTCTTCGCTCTGGTCCACCTGGCGCCGGGCGACCCGGTCCGCATCATGCTCGGCGAGGAGGCCACCGCCGAGGACGTAGCCAGGCTGAACCGCCTCTACGGCTTCGACCAGCCCCTGCCCGTGCAGTACGGGCGCTGGCTCGGCAACGCCCTCAGAGGCGACCTGGGCCAGAGCATCCGCCAGCGCCTGCCCGTCACCCAGCTCATCTGGGAGCGCATGGGCGCCACCATCGAGCTGGCTCTGGCGTCGCTCTTGCTGGCTATCATCGTGGGCATCCCCTTGGGCGTCATCGCCGCCGTGCGCCGCAACTCCTGGATCGACTTCGGCAGCATGATCGCGGCGCTGGCCGGCGTCTCCGCGCCCAACTTCTGGGTGGGCCTGATCCTCTTGAGCAGCGTCGCCCTGCACGTCAGCTGGCTGCCCCTCTTCGGCCGCGGCCCCGCCTTTACGGGCGCCGTGGCGGCTATCTTCACCCAGGGCAGCCTCGTTCCCCTCTGGGACTCCTTGCGCTACCTGCTGCTACCCGCCTTTGCCCTGGGCACCTCGATCATGGCCCTGATCACCAGGCTGACGCGCTCGAGCCTCCTGGAGGTCTTGAGCCGCGACTACGTCCGCACCGCCCGCGCCAAGGGCGTCTTGGGCCTCTGGGTCGTCTACAAGCACGCGCTTCGCAACGCCCTCTTGCCGGTCATCACCATCATCGGCGTGCAGTTCGGGGCGCTCTTGGGCGGCGCCATCGTCATCGAGGTGGTCTTCGCCTGGCCCGGCGTGGGCCGGCTCATCGTCAACGCCATCTCCCAGCGCGACTTCCCCATCGTGCAGGGCGCCGTCCTGATGCTGGCGGTGGTCTTCGCCCTGGTCAACCTGCTCGTCGATCTGAGTTACAGCCTGTTCAACCCGAGGATCCGTTATGACTAG